Below is a genomic region from Kribbella qitaiheensis.
CCAGGGCCCGGACCACTCGTCCGCCCGGATCGAGCGGTTCATGGCGCTGTGCGCGGAGAACGCGATGACCGTCGCGCAGCCGTCGACGCCCGCGTCGTACTTCCACCTGCTGCGGCGGCACACGCTGCAGGAGGAGCACAACCCGCTGATCGTCTTCACGCCGAAGCAGCTGCTCCGGTTGAAGGCAGCGGTGTCGCAGCCGGAGGAGCTGACCAGCGGCACGTTCCGCCCGGTCCTGAACGACCCGGAGGCCGAGCAGAACACCGCCGCGGTCGAGCGGGTCATCCTGGTCTCCGGCCGGATCTACTACGACCTGATGGCGGAGCGGAAGAAGGCGGAGCCGGACAAGATCAGCACCGCCGTACTGCGGGTCGAGCAGCTCTACCCGCTGCCGGCCGAGGAGCTCAAGGCCGAGCTCGCGAAGTACCCGAACCTGCAGGAGATCCGCTGGGTGCAGGACGAGCCGGCGAACCAGGGCCCCTGGCCGTTCATGGCGCTGAACCTGACCGAGCACCTGGGCGGCAAGCCGTTCTACCGGGTGTCCCGGCCGGCCATGTCCGCGACGTCGGTCGGCTCGCACGGCGTCCACGTCGCCGAGAACGCGACGCTGATGAAGCAGGCCTTCAGCTGACGTGTACTTCACCGACCGAGGGATCGAGGAACTCGAGGGCCGGCGTGGCGAGGAAACCGTCACGCTGGCCTGGGTCGCCGAGCGGCTACGCGAGTTCGTCGACCTGAACCCCGAGTTCGAGACCCCGACGGAACGCTTCGCCACCTGGCTCGCCCGCCTGGACGATGAAGACGACTGATCACTACAACTCAAAGGTCCCGTCGGCTCGCGCCGGAGGGACCTTGCGTTGTCTACCCTGAACAGATGCCCTTCGCCGTTCATCCCGTACGCCGGGTTGCCGCGGCGGAGGGCATCACCGTTTCCGGGGCTTGGCCACACACCATCCCGGCAGTCCGACAGATCCTGCTTGACGGACTGGAGCTGAAGCCTGGAGTCACCTTCCTCGTCGGTGAGAACGGCGCCGGCAAGTCCACCCTGGTGGAGGCCATCGCGATCGCCTTCGGGATGTCACCCGAAGGCGGATCCACCGGCGCGCGGCTCACCACCCGCGCATCGGAGTCGTCACTGGCTCAGGACCTGGTGCTCACCCGCGGCGCCGGCTCCCCTCGCTGGGGCTTCTTCCTCCGCGCCGAGACGATGCACGGCTACTACACCTACCTGGAACAGAACCCAGGCCCGCGAGGCGACCCGAACTTCCACGAACTCAGCCACGGCGAAGGCTTCCTCGAAGTACTCCGCAGCCGCTTCGACAGCCCCGGCCTCTACTGCCTGGACGAACCCGAGTCGGCTCTCTCGTTCTCCTCCAGCCTCGCGCTGGTCGGCGTACTGAACGAACTGGCAACCGCCGGCGCCCAGGTCATCTGCGCCACCCACTCCCCCATCGTCTGCTCGTTGCCCGGAGCCACCATCCTCGAAGTCGGCGACTGGGGCATCCGCAAGGCAGCCTGGCGCGAGTTGGAGATCGTCAAGAACTGGCAGGCCTACCTAGAAGCGCCCGAACGCTACCTCCGCAACATCCTCTAGCCCACGCCGCCGCTCCTGGCCACGGCAGTGGCGACAGCGTGGGTTAGTGAGGCAGGTGTTTGTCGGCCCAGTGGAGCAGGGCGACGAGGACCGGGCGTAAGTCGGTGCCTCGTTCGGTCAGGTGGTACTCGTCCCGGTTGCGCCCGCCTGGCTCTTGGTAGGTAACCCGTTCCAGGACGCCTGCGCCGACCAGCTTGTTGAGGCGCGTCGACAGCAGGTTGCTGGCGATGCCCAGTCGGCTACGGAAGTCCTGGAAGCGGCGTACGCCGTCGAACGCCTCCTCGACGATCAGCAGCGACCACCGCTCGCCAACCACCGCTGCTGCCCGGCCGACCGAGCGATTGTCGGAGCTGGGCGGTTTCATCTGTTCAGCCATGCAGCTGATCCTGGTGCGCGGTCTTCAGACAGCCTTAATGCGCGCTCCATCCACCTAACCTGCACGGCGTGGGTCAGGACCTCAGCCGGGCTAGTCCGTATGGGGCGGGCGCCTGCGGAGGGGTGGGTCGGGGGCGAGGGTGCCGTCGGGGGCGATGTGTTCGAAGATCTGGTCGACCATGTTCAGGACGTGCGGGTCGTCGACCGTGTAGATATGGCGGCGGCCGTCGCGCCGGGCCGTGATGATGCCGGCCAGCCGGAGTTTGGCGAGGTGCTGGCTCGCGGTCGCGATGCTGACTCCTGCCCGCTCCGCGAGCGTGCCCACGTCGTACTCGCCCTGCGCGGCCAGCGAGACGAGGTGCAGCCGCACGGGGGCGGACAGCATCGCGAAGGTCCCGGCGGCGGATTCGAGCTGCGCCCGGGTGGGCTCAGGCGGCGTGGTCGTCATGGCGGAGTCATTGTCGCTCCCGCGAAGGCCGTTCGCGGTACGGCAGGCCGGGGGTAAGGACGGTCTCACACTTTCGCAATTGCGAAAGTGTTAAAGCGATGGCAAACTGGAACCATGTTCCGAGCAGTCCGCCCCGTACTTTTCCTGTTGATCGCCGCGGTTCCGGCGGTCGCACTCCGGTTGACCGGCGTGCATCCGTGGGCCCCGCTGGCGATCGTGGTTTTCGGCCTCGGCGTCGTCGCGGCGTCGTTCGTGCTGGCCTGGGCGGCCGAGGCCGCCGAGATGGACATCTCCGGCGGTCTGGCCATCGCCCTGCTGGCCGTGATCGCCGTGCTCCCTGAGTACGCCGTCGACCTGTACTTCGCCCATACGGCCGGCAGCAAGCCGGAGTTCGTGCAGTACGCCGCGGCCAACATGACCGGCTCCAACCGGCTGCTGCTCGGCCTGGGCTGGTCCAGCGTCGTCCTGGTCAGTCTGTACGTCGCCAGTCGGCGCAGCGGGCGTTCTGTGAAGGCACTGGTGCTCGACTCGGGCTACCGGCGCGAATTGGGCTTCCTGGCCGTCGCCGCTGTGGTCGCCTTCATCATCCCCGTGACCGGCGAGATCCACCTGGTGCTGGGCATCGCACTGCTCGCCTTCTTCGCCTACTACCTCTACCGGGCAGCCGCCTCCGAGCACGACGGGGCGCCGGATCTGGTTGGCCCCGCCAAGCGCATCGGAAGCCTGCCGACCACGCAGCGCCGGATCACGGTGGTCACGATGTTCCTGGTAGCTGCCGGAGTGATCCTGCTGTCGGCAGAGCCGTTCGCCAACTCGCTGGTCGAAGGCGGACACGCACTGGGGATCGACCAGTTCCTGCTCGTACAGTGGCTGGCTCCGCTGGCTTCGGAGGCTCCTGAGTTCATCGTGGCGCTGCTGTTCGCCTGGCGGGGCAAGGGCGGCGCCGCACTGGGCCTGCTGATCTCGGCCAAGGTAAACCAGTGGACGCTGCTGATCGGAAGCCTTCCGATCGCCTACGGGATCGGCGGTGGGCCGGCTGCGCTCGCACTGGACGGCAGGCAGGTAGAGGAGTTCCTGCTGACCGCTACGCAGACACTGCTCGGGATCGCGATCCTGCTGACGCTGCGCGTGCCCCGGTGGGCTGCCTGGACGCTGCTGGCTCTGTTCGCCGTGCAGTTCGCCGTACCGGGTCAAACCGGTCGCTACGTCCTCAGTGGCATCTACCTGGCACTGGCGATCTTCGCGATGGTCCGGAACCGGCACGAGCTGGTCCCGACCATCACGGCGCCCTTCCGGCGTACGAGGAAGCCCGCCGAGGAACGCACCGACGAGCTTGTCGGCGTCTAGCTAGCCTGCTGTTCCGCTTCGACGACGGGTGTACGGCGGCGCTCAGCCGGGCCCGGACGGCCACGGCGGCGCCCGTACAGGAACTTCTCGCCCGCTGCCGTGCCGGTGAACTTGGTCCGGCGTGCCCACTCGCGGCACTCGTCGAGCACCGGGCAGGAGGTGAGGCAGACCGCTTGGGCCTTGCGCTGCTCCCACTGGCTTGCGCTCTCGTCGTACGCCGGCGCCTGGCCGACGCACGCAGCCTTCGTCATCCAGCGGTCGGCGGGGTCGGCGATCACCGTCAAGGTCGGCCTCATGGGCACTCCTGGCTCATTCATCGATCGGGCGGATCGAATCCGTGGGGAGAATCCCCGCGGTAGCCCCAGCCTGCGCCAGCCTCGTTGCCCCGGTGCGACGGCAATGTTTCCGCCATGAAACGTTGTAATTATCGAGCCGGCACTACGGCGCCGGCCGGACCATCCGGATCTCCGGTACACCGAAGAACGGCTCGTCGACCTTGGTGCCGTCCTCGGCGAAACCCTGGCGGCGATAGAAAGCGCGGGCCCGCTCGTTGGCCTCCAGCACCCAGAGACTGGCCGGTTCCTTGCCGATGGCAACATCGAGCAGCCGGTACCCGAGGCCGCTGCCCCACCACTGCGCACGGACGTAGACCATGAACAGCTCCAGCGGCACCGGCGCATCGTCGTCTCGTGACGGCCCGGCCGAGGCGAACCCGATCACCCGGTCCTGTAGCGCGGCCGCCGGGTCGGGGTTGACGGCTAGCCAGCGCTCGTAACCTGCTCCAAGGGCGGCGGCCCAGCGTTGCACGCGGCGATCGATATCGCTGGTGTGCTGGGCCAGCAGCACCGGGTCGACCGTGCCGTCGTACGCCTCTCGCCAGCACAGCAAGTGGCTCCAGGCAGCCGCCTCCGCGTCCGCGACCACCGCGCGGCGGATCTCGATCGCCACGTCAGACCGTGAAGACGATCTTGCCGAAGACGTCACCCTCGTGCAGTTTGGCGAAACCCTTGCGGGCGTCGGCCAGGGCGAAGGTGCTGTCGATGTGCGGTGAGATGCCGGCGTTCGCCATGAACTGGACGAGTTCGGCCAGCTCGGTCCGGGTGCCCATCGTGGAACCCTGGACCCGCAACTGGAGGAAGAAGATCCGGTTCAGCTCGGCGGACTTCGGCGCCTGCCCGCTGGTCGCGCCCGAGATCACCACCGTGCCGCCCTGCTTGAGCGATTTCAGCGAATGCGACCAGGTGGCCTCGCCGACGGTCTCCATCACCGCGTCGACGCGTTCGGGCAACCGCGCGCCCGACTCGAAGACGTCGTGGGCGCCGATCTCCAGCGCTTTCGACCGCTTGCCCTCGTCCCGGCTGGTCGCCCAGACCCGGATCCCGGCCGCGCGCGCCAGCGTGATCAGCGAGCTCGCGACACCGCCGCCGGCACCCTGCACCAGTACGGTGTCGCCTGGCTTCAGGTCAGACTGGGTGAACAACATCCGGTACGCCGTAAGCCAGGCGGTCGGCAGGCAAGCCGCCTGCTCGAAGCTCAACCCAGCCGGCTTCGGTACGACGTTGCGCGCCGGTACGACGACCTTCTCGGCCAACGTCCCCTGATACCGCTCACTCAGCAACGACCGCTTCGGATCAAGCGTCTCGTCCCCATGCCACGACGGATCCGAGATGACGGCATGCACAACCACCTCGTTGCCGTCCGGATCGGTCCCGGCGGCATCGCAGCCGAGAATCATCGGCAGATTCTTCTCCGGCAGCCCGACCCCCTTCAACGACCACAGATCGTGATGGTTCAACGCCGACGCCTTCACCTCAACGGTCACCCACCCGTCTTCCCCCACCGGCTCCGGCCGCTCCCCCACCTCCAACGCCGACAACGGATCCTCAGCACTCAACCTGGCAGCGTAGGCAGCAAGCATGTCCCCCACCCTAGAACTCCCTTGCGCTCCCGTCAGTCAGAAACCTCACTGTTCAGGACTCACTGGAGGCGATCAGAATCACGCGGCTCACCGGACAGCGCGTCCCGACGGACAGGTAATGGTCCCTCGCGGAGCCCCGGACAACGCCCACGCGAGCGTGCAGACAAGGCAACCACCCGACCATTGCCTGTCCGTCGGGACACAGCCCCCACGCAGGAGCCGCGTGGGGCTGTTGTCAGGGGCGGGCGACGCCGTCGGTGTGGGCGGCGGCGGCCACCGCTGCGGCGACGGCGGGGGCTCCCCGGGGGTCGAAGGGAGAAGGGATGATGTAGTCGGGGGCGAGGTCCTCGGCGGAGATCAGGTTCGCGAGGGCTTCGGCGGCGGCTAGTTTCATGCCTTCGGTGATTCGGCTGGCGTTGACGTCGAAGGCGCCGCGGAAGATGCCGGGGAAGGCCAGCACGTTGTTGATCTGGTTCGGGAAGTCGGAGCGGCCCGTCGCGACCACCGCGGCGTACCGGTGGGCGATGTCGGGGTGGACCTCGGGGTTCGGGTTCGCCAGCGCGAAGATCATCGCGCCCGGCGCCATCCGGGCGACCGCCTCTTCCGGCACCGTCCCGCCGGAGACGCCGAGGAAGACGTCGGCGCCGTCGAGGGCGTCCACAAGGCGGCCGGCCGGTCCACCCGTGTCCTTGGCCAGCGAAAGCTTTACCGGGTTAAGGTCTGCCCGGTCCTGAGACAGCACGCCCTTGCTGTCGACGACGGCCAGATCGCTGACGCCGGGCCTGCAGCAGGATCCGCGCGCACGCGACACCCGCCGCGCCCGCACCCGAGATCACCACGCGGATGTCCGAGATGGACTTGCCGGTCAGCCGCAGCGCATTCCAGAGCGCGGCCAGTACGACGACCGCCGTACCGTGCTGGTCGTCGTGGAAGACCGGGATGTCCAGCCGCTCCTTCAGCCGGCGCTCGATCTCGAAGCAGCGCGGCGCGGCGATGTCTTCCAGATTGATGCCACCGAACGAGGGCGCCATCCGTACGACGGTCTCGACGAACTCGTCCACGTCGGTGCAGTCCAGCGCGATCGGCACCGAGTCGACGCCGCCGAACTCCTTGAACAGCAGGGCCTTGCCCTCCATCACCGGCAGTGACGCGTTCGGCCCGATGTCACCCAGACCCAGTACCGCGGTGCCGTCGGTGACCACCGCGACCACGTTCGACTTCCAGGTGTACCGGCGGACCAGCGACGGGTCCTCGGCGATCGCGGTGCAGACCCGGGCGACGCCAGGCGTGTACGCCATCGACAGCTCGTCGGCGTCGGAGACCTTGACCGACGACGTCACCTCGATCTTGCCGCCACGGTGCAGCTCGAAGACCGGATCGCCGGCAAAAGGATCGGATTCGGACGGGAACGGTTCGGCAGCCATGGTGACCCTTCGGAGAGAAACGTGAAGCGGCCCGCAGCGATGCGGGCAGGCGGTTGCAGCTGAGAGGGGGCAAGAGGCGGTTCGTTCGGGTGCGTCGAGCACCGCCGTTGCCACTCGGGGGGTCACCCGTTGCTACGAGTAAACCACAGGCGGCACTGGTCTGGTCTGTGAGGGCCCCCACACCAGGATCCGCGGGTGACGATCGAGTCTCTTCGGGCCGGATCGGCGGCCAGCGGGCTCCCTGCTGTGTCAGGATGCGGGAAATCCAGCCGGATACCGGCCGGACCGCCGTACAAGTATCTGTGTCGAGGAGTCCTAGCGATGAACATCGTCCCCACCCTCCGCAAACCCCGCGCGACCGTCGCCGTCGCCGCGGTCGCCGTCCTCGCACTCGCCCTCGGCGCGTGCGGCAAAGACTCCGGCAGCGGCGGAAGCGAGGACAAGGCCAAAGCGGCCGGCATCACGCTGGTCAAGCCGGGCAAGTTGACCGTCTGCACGCACCTGTCGTACAAGCCGTTCGAGTACAAGGACGGCACCAAGGTCGTCGGGTTCGACGTCGACCTGCTCGATCTGGTCGCCAAGGATCTCGGCGTGGAGGAGGAGGTGATCAGCATCGAGTGGGCCCAGGTCACCTCCGGTGCCGCGTACCAGGCCAAGAAGTGCGACATGGGCATGGGCGCGATGACGATCACCCCGTCGCGGCAGGCCGCCATCGGCATCACCGAGCCGTACATGGACGCGTCCCAGGTGCTGTTGGTGAAGTCGGACGCCAGCTACAAGTCCCTCGAGGACCTGAAGGGCAAGAAGATCGGTGTCCAGGCGGACACCACCGGTAAGGACTACGCCACCGCGGCGGCGAAGAAGATCGGCTTCGAGGTCGTCGTCTTCAACGACCTCGCGCTGCAGACCAACAGCGTCAAATCCGGCCGGGTCGATGCCGCCATCAACGACAACGGCGCGCTCTACAACTTCGTCACCGCCAACCCGGACACCAAGGTGGCCACCGAGTTCGACACCGGTGAGAAGTACGGCTTCGCGGCCAAGAAGGACGACCCGAGCGGCCAGAAGCTGATCAGCAAGTTCAACGAGCTGCTGACCAAGGCGAAGTCCGACGGAACGTACAACACGATCTACAAGAAGTGGTTCGGGATCGAGCCGAAGAAGTGACCGACGCCACTACCGGTCTCACCGAACGACGGAAGGGGCTGAGCCCGCGGCAACGGGCTCAGCGGTCCCGCGCGATCCAGTACGCGATCCTGGTCGTGATCGTGCTGGTCGCCGCGTTCACCGCGGACTGGGGCCAGATCGCGAGCGTCTTCTTCAAACCGGCCCTGATCAAGTCGGCGTTCCAGGAGGGTCTGCCGACGGCATTCCTCAAGACCATCGAATACACGATCGGTGCCTTCGTCATCGGTCTGCTCGGCGGCACCCTGCTCGCTCTGATGCGGCTGAGTTCGGTCGGGCCGTACCGGTGGATCGCCACCGTCTACATCGAGTTCTTCCGCGGGCTGCCCGCGATCGTGGTGTTCGTCGCGTTCAGCCTGCTGCCGCTGGCCTTCGCCAACCTGGTGATCCCCTTCGACCCGTACGGAACCGTGTGGCTGGCCCTCGGCATCGTCTCCGCGGCGTACATGGCGGAAGTGATCAGGGCAGGTATCCAGGCGGTCCCCAAGGGACAGCTCGAGGCGGCCCGGTCGCTCGGGATGCCACTCGGGGTCGCGACCCGCAAGATCGTGCTGCCGCAGGCGTTCCGGATCGTGCTGCCGCCGCTGGCAAACGACCTGATCCTGCTGGTCAAGGACTCGTCGCTGGTCTTCATCATCGGTACCTCGGCGGCCGCCTTCGAGCTCACCGGCTTCGGCCGCGACCTGGCCAACACCGCGTCCAACCTGACCCCGCTGGTGACCGCGGGCTTCTGCTACCTGATCATCACCCTGCCGCTGGGCCTGCTGGTCCGCCGGCTGGAGGCCAAGGCTGCGAGGGCACGCTGATGACCGAACTCATCGAGATCAAGAACCTGCACAAGTCGTTCGGCAGCAACCACGTCCTGCGTGGGATCGACTTCACCGTCTCCGAGGGTGAGGTCGTCTGTGTGATCGGGCCTTCGGGTTCGGGCAAATCGACGCTGCTGCGCTGTGTGAACCTGCTGGACCAGCCTCAGCAGGGCCAGGTCTTCGTCCGCGGCGAGGACATCACCGACCGGGACTGCCACCTCGACGATGCCCGCAAGCACATCGGCATGGTCTTCCAGCAGTTCAACCTGTTCCCGCACCTGTCCGTACTGGGCAATTGCACGATCGCCCAGACGACCGTCCTGAAGCGCAGCGCGGCCGAGGCCGAGAAGGTGGCCAGGGCCAATCTGGACCGGGTCGGCCTGAACGACAAGGTGACCGCCTACCCGGCCCAGCTGTCCGGTGGGCAGCAGCAGCGGGTGGCGATCGCACGGGCGCTGTCGATGGATCCGGCGGTGATGCTCTTCGACGAGCCCACCTCCGCGCTCGACCCCGAGCTGGTCGGCGACGTCCTGACGGTGATGCGCAAGCTCGCCCTGGACGGTATGACGATGCTCGTCGTCACCCACGAGATGGCCTTCGCCCGTGAGGTGGCCGACCGGGTCGTGTTCATGGACGGCGGCGTGATCGTCGAGCAGGGCCCACCGGCCGAGGTGATCGGCAACCCGGCCCAGGAACGCACCCGTGTCTTCCTGAAGCGTGTGCTCGATCCCACTCACGTCGAGCCGACCTGACCTGTCCGGCTGTGATTTGATGCGGACGAATAGACACCCCTGAGTTGGAGGACCGGATGTTTCCCCTACGTACGACGCTCGCGATCTGCGGCGTCTTGGTTCTCTCGGCCGCCGGCTGCGGCTCGGACACCCTCTCCGGCGGCAGTTCGCCGTCGAACCCGGCTCCGGCCACGACGCCGACCGCGTCGGCTTCGATCGACGCCGAGCTGGCCGCCGCGCTGCCGGCGAAGATCAAGACCGCCGGGAAGATCGTGGTCGGCGTCGACGCGACGTACCCGCCGAACGAGTTCCTCCAGGGCGGCAAGACCGTAGCCGGGATGGACGTCGACCTGTTCAACGCCGTCGCGGCCAAGTTCGGCGTCAAGGTCGACTGGCAGCCGTCCGCGTTCGACTCGATCATCACCGGTGTCCAGGGTGGCAAGTACGACATGGGTATCTCGTCGTTCACCATCAACGACAAGCGCAAGCAGCAGGTCAACATGGTCAGCTACTTCAGCGCCGGCACCCAGTGGGCCACCGCCGCCGGCAACCCGAAGGGCATCGACCCGAACAACGCCTGCGGCAAGAACATCGCCGTCCAGAAGGGCACCACGCAGCTCGAGGACGACATCCCGGTCCGGCAGCAGAAGTGCACCGCGGCGGGCAAGCCGAAGATCAACCTGCTGGTCCGGGAGAAGCAGGACCAGGCGACCGCCGATGTGGCGACCGGCAAGGCCGACGCGATGCTGGCCGACTCCCCCGTCGTCCTGTACGCCGCCAAGCAGTCCCAGGGCAAGGTCGTTCCGCTCGGTGACATCTACGACGCCGCGCCGTACGGGTACGTCGTGCCGAAGGCAGAGACCGCGTTCGCCCAGGCGATCGCCAAGGCTCTGACCGCACTCGCCGCCGACGGCGGCTACAAGGCCGCGCTGAGCCAGTGGGGCAACGAGTCGGGCGCGATCACCACCTTCGCGGTCAACCCCTGAGATGGCCGACAGTACTGAGCCGGCTCCGGCCCAGGCACCGATGACCGACGACCGGCCCGGCCTGATCCAGGCCGTGCCGGTCCGGCATCCGGGCCGCTGGCTGGGGATCGCCGTCGTGGTCGTGCTGGCCGCGATGTTCGTTCACCTGCTGGCGACGAACAAGGCCTTCGAGTGGCGCTTCGTCTTCGAGGCGATGAATCAGAAGCCGGTCATCAACGGCTTCCTGAAGGGCACCCTGCTGGTGACCGCGCTGGCGATGGTGGTCGGCGTGAGCGGCGGCGTGCTGTTCGCGGTGATGCGGCTGTCGCCCAACCCGGTGCTGTCCGGGGTGGCCTGGCTGTTCACCTGGTTCTTCCGCAGCGTGCCGCGGCTGGTCCTGCTGACCACCATGGGCGCGCTGGGGATCCTGTTCCAGAAGGGCCTGTCGTTCGGGGTGCCGTTCGACTGGAAGATCATGGACTGGCTCGGCCTGTCGGGTGATCTGCGGTTCGCCACCGTCGACGCGAACACGGTCTTCTCCGGCCTGGTCGGCGGCGTGATCGGTCTCGGCCTGTCCGAGGCCGCCTACATGGCCGAGATCGCCCGGGCCCGGCATCCTCAGCGTCGATCCCGGCCAGGCCGAGGCCGCCCAGGCGCTCGGGATGAGCCGGGGCAAGGTGATGCGGCGGGTGGTCCTGCCGCAGGCGATGCGGGTGATCGTGCCGCCGACCGGCAACGAGACCATCGCGATGCTGAAGGACACCTCGCTGCTGATCGGGCTGCCGGTGATCGCCGAGCTCTTCTACCAGTTGCAGTCGCTCGGCAGCCAGTACTACAAGACCTTCCCGATCATGGTGGCCGCGACCCTGTACTACCTGGCCGCGACCAGCGTGCTGATGGTCGGCCAGTACTTCCTGGAGCGCCGCTTCGGCCGTGGCTTCGGCGGCGGGTCACAACGGGCGGCCCGGCCGGCCGGGGCAGGAGGAGCCTGATGAGCACGGAATCCCTACCGGGGCCGCTGGTCCGGGCGGTCAACGTCACCAAGTCCTTCCATCACACCGAGGTGCTCAAGGGCATCGATCTGGCGGTCGACCGGGGCCAGGTGGTCTGCCTGCTCGGTCCGTCCGGCTCCGGCAAGACCACCTTCCTGCGCTGCGTCAACCAACTCGAGGACATCGACGGCGGCCGGATCTGGGTCGACGGCGACCTGGCCGGGTACGCCGAGCGCGACGGCAAGCTGTACCGCCTGACCGACAAAGCGATCGCGGCCCAGCGGCGCGAGATCGGGATGGTCTTCCAGCGGTTCAACCTGTTCCCGCACATGACCGCGCTGGAGAACGTGGCCGAGGCCCCGGTCCAGGTCAAGCGGGAGTCGAAGAAGGCCGCCCGGGAACGCGGCCGGGAGCTGCTCGCGCGGGTCGGCCTCGGCGACCGCTGCGAGGCGTACCCGGCCCAGCTGTCCGGCGGCCAGCAGCAGCGGGTGGCGATCGCCCGGGCGCTGGCGATGCGGCCGAAGCTGATGTTGTTCGACGAGCCCACCTCCGCGCTGGACCCCGAACTGGTCGGCGAAGTGCTGGCCGTGATCAAGGAACTGGCCCGGGACGGGATGACGATGATCGTGGTAACGCACGAGATGTCGTTCGCCCGGGAGGTCGCCGACACGGTGGTCTTCATGGACGGCGGGGTGGTGGTCGAGGCCGGTCCACCGGCCCAGGTGATCGGCGACCCGCAGCACCAGCGCACGAAGACGTTCCTGACCAGGTTACGGTCGGAGCAGCACAACTCGTAGTGTCCCGTAAGCGCTGTAGCTTGAACGATAGCGGTGTCCAGGTGCGTGCGTCGTGGTGCTTGGGCAGTGGCCTCGATGCGGAGCATCGTGGGCGCTGGTCAAGTGGCGCGAGGTGTGCCTGGGCGCCGATAGCGTCAAGCTACGGCGCTTACGGGAGACTAGTAGCTGTGGACGATTCGTCGTCCGCCAGGGGAGGCACAACACAGTGAGCAGCACCGGACGACCCGCCGAGGTCCGCCTCAGCATCCCCGCCGACGGCGCCTACATCGCCGTACCGCGGTCGGTGGTAGGCAACCTGGCGGCCCGCAACAACTTCACCGTGGACGAGATCGACGATCTGCGGATCGCCGTCGACGAGGCCTGCGCCCTGCTGCTCCCGCAGGCCACCGACGGCGTACTGGAGTGCGTTTTCGAGATCGACCCGCCGCTGATGCGGGTCACCACGTCAGCGGCCGTCCCGAGCGGCTGGAAGCCGGACACCGGCTCGTTCGGCTGGACCGTGCTGACCGCGCTGGTGGAGTCTGTCGCGGCCGAGACCGTCGACGGGCGGCTGACGATCACGGTCACCTCTTCCGCTACGGCGGCGGAGAAGGCGTGACCGAGCAACGCACCCCGGGCGAACCCCGGGAGCCAACTGAGCTACGCACCCGGACCGCCCTGCTGTTCGCCGCGATGGGGTCGTCCAAGTCCGGCGATCCGGAGCACATCCTGGCCCGGG
It encodes:
- a CDS encoding DUF6104 family protein — translated: MYFTDRGIEELEGRRGEETVTLAWVAERLREFVDLNPEFETPTERFATWLARLDDEDD
- a CDS encoding AAA family ATPase produces the protein MPFAVHPVRRVAAAEGITVSGAWPHTIPAVRQILLDGLELKPGVTFLVGENGAGKSTLVEAIAIAFGMSPEGGSTGARLTTRASESSLAQDLVLTRGAGSPRWGFFLRAETMHGYYTYLEQNPGPRGDPNFHELSHGEGFLEVLRSRFDSPGLYCLDEPESALSFSSSLALVGVLNELATAGAQVICATHSPIVCSLPGATILEVGDWGIRKAAWRELEIVKNWQAYLEAPERYLRNIL
- a CDS encoding winged helix-turn-helix transcriptional regulator — translated: MAEQMKPPSSDNRSVGRAAAVVGERWSLLIVEEAFDGVRRFQDFRSRLGIASNLLSTRLNKLVGAGVLERVTYQEPGGRNRDEYHLTERGTDLRPVLVALLHWADKHLPH
- a CDS encoding ArsR/SmtB family transcription factor; its protein translation is MTTTPPEPTRAQLESAAGTFAMLSAPVRLHLVSLAAQGEYDVGTLAERAGVSIATASQHLAKLRLAGIITARRDGRRHIYTVDDPHVLNMVDQIFEHIAPDGTLAPDPPLRRRPPHTD
- a CDS encoding sodium:proton exchanger, encoding MFRAVRPVLFLLIAAVPAVALRLTGVHPWAPLAIVVFGLGVVAASFVLAWAAEAAEMDISGGLAIALLAVIAVLPEYAVDLYFAHTAGSKPEFVQYAAANMTGSNRLLLGLGWSSVVLVSLYVASRRSGRSVKALVLDSGYRRELGFLAVAAVVAFIIPVTGEIHLVLGIALLAFFAYYLYRAAASEHDGAPDLVGPAKRIGSLPTTQRRITVVTMFLVAAGVILLSAEPFANSLVEGGHALGIDQFLLVQWLAPLASEAPEFIVALLFAWRGKGGAALGLLISAKVNQWTLLIGSLPIAYGIGGGPAALALDGRQVEEFLLTATQTLLGIAILLTLRVPRWAAWTLLALFAVQFAVPGQTGRYVLSGIYLALAIFAMVRNRHELVPTITAPFRRTRKPAEERTDELVGV
- a CDS encoding WhiB family transcriptional regulator, which encodes MRPTLTVIADPADRWMTKAACVGQAPAYDESASQWEQRKAQAVCLTSCPVLDECREWARRTKFTGTAAGEKFLYGRRRGRPGPAERRRTPVVEAEQQAS
- a CDS encoding GNAT family N-acetyltransferase; this encodes MAIEIRRAVVADAEAAAWSHLLCWREAYDGTVDPVLLAQHTSDIDRRVQRWAAALGAGYERWLAVNPDPAAALQDRVIGFASAGPSRDDDAPVPLELFMVYVRAQWWGSGLGYRLLDVAIGKEPASLWVLEANERARAFYRRQGFAEDGTKVDEPFFGVPEIRMVRPAP
- a CDS encoding zinc-binding dehydrogenase: MLAAYAARLSAEDPLSALEVGERPEPVGEDGWVTVEVKASALNHHDLWSLKGVGLPEKNLPMILGCDAAGTDPDGNEVVVHAVISDPSWHGDETLDPKRSLLSERYQGTLAEKVVVPARNVVPKPAGLSFEQAACLPTAWLTAYRMLFTQSDLKPGDTVLVQGAGGGVASSLITLARAAGIRVWATSRDEGKRSKALEIGAHDVFESGARLPERVDAVMETVGEATWSHSLKSLKQGGTVVISGATSGQAPKSAELNRIFFLQLRVQGSTMGTRTELAELVQFMANAGISPHIDSTFALADARKGFAKLHEGDVFGKIVFTV
- a CDS encoding ABC transporter substrate-binding protein — translated: MNIVPTLRKPRATVAVAAVAVLALALGACGKDSGSGGSEDKAKAAGITLVKPGKLTVCTHLSYKPFEYKDGTKVVGFDVDLLDLVAKDLGVEEEVISIEWAQVTSGAAYQAKKCDMGMGAMTITPSRQAAIGITEPYMDASQVLLVKSDASYKSLEDLKGKKIGVQADTTGKDYATAAAKKIGFEVVVFNDLALQTNSVKSGRVDAAINDNGALYNFVTANPDTKVATEFDTGEKYGFAAKKDDPSGQKLISKFNELLTKAKSDGTYNTIYKKWFGIEPKK
- a CDS encoding amino acid ABC transporter permease; translation: MTDATTGLTERRKGLSPRQRAQRSRAIQYAILVVIVLVAAFTADWGQIASVFFKPALIKSAFQEGLPTAFLKTIEYTIGAFVIGLLGGTLLALMRLSSVGPYRWIATVYIEFFRGLPAIVVFVAFSLLPLAFANLVIPFDPYGTVWLALGIVSAAYMAEVIRAGIQAVPKGQLEAARSLGMPLGVATRKIVLPQAFRIVLPPLANDLILLVKDSSLVFIIGTSAAAFELTGFGRDLANTASNLTPLVTAGFCYLIITLPLGLLVRRLEAKAARAR